From the genome of Pseudomonas sp. AB6, one region includes:
- the nadD gene encoding nicotinate-nucleotide adenylyltransferase translates to MVEPEKTAAAKSPPHAPRRVGVLGGTFDPVHIGHLRGALEVAELLELDELRLTPSARPPHRDTPSVSAQDRLAMVQCAVAGVSPLTVDDRELKRDKPSYTIDTLELMRAELAADDQLFLLLGWDAFCGLPTWHRWEELLEHCHIVVLQRPDADSESPDAMRNLLAGRAVSNPKALKGPGGHITFVWQTPLSVSATQIRQLLASGKSVRFLVPDAVLAYIDAHGLYHAPNTEGSL, encoded by the coding sequence TTGGTCGAGCCTGAAAAGACTGCGGCGGCGAAATCACCCCCTCATGCGCCGCGACGCGTTGGCGTGTTGGGTGGCACTTTCGATCCGGTGCATATAGGCCATTTGCGCGGTGCGCTGGAAGTTGCCGAGCTGCTTGAACTCGATGAGTTGCGCCTGACACCCAGTGCCAGGCCACCCCATCGCGATACCCCGAGCGTGAGCGCGCAGGACCGTCTGGCAATGGTTCAATGCGCGGTAGCCGGAGTGTCACCTTTGACGGTGGATGACCGTGAATTAAAGCGGGACAAACCGTCGTACACCATCGACACCCTGGAACTGATGCGGGCCGAATTGGCCGCAGATGACCAGTTATTCCTGTTATTGGGTTGGGACGCATTTTGCGGACTTCCGACTTGGCATCGCTGGGAAGAGCTGCTGGAGCACTGCCATATCGTGGTGCTGCAACGCCCGGACGCCGACAGCGAGTCGCCTGACGCCATGCGAAATCTGCTGGCAGGGCGCGCGGTCAGCAACCCTAAGGCCCTCAAGGGGCCGGGTGGACACATTACATTCGTCTGGCAGACACCGTTATCAGTGTCTGCCACCCAGATCCGCCAACTGCTGGCCAGCGGGAAGTCGGTACGTTTTCTGGTGCCAGACGCGGTACTGGCCTATATCGACGCGCACGGGCTGTACCATGCGCCGAACACTGAGGGGAGCCTCTGA
- a CDS encoding D-alanyl-D-alanine carboxypeptidase family protein, whose translation MNITTFAKRLCLLVPLIITPAAAWATEQMTPAAPQLAAKAYVLMDASSGNILVENNGDQRLAPASLTKLMTAYIATLEIRRGQIGENDPVTVSENAWRTGGSRMFIKVGSQVTVSDLLHGIIIQSGNDASVALSEHIAGSEDAFADMMNKTAGDLGMVNTHFMNPTGLPNPDHYSSAHDMALLARAIITVDPAHYAIYSQKEFFWNGIKQPNRNLLLWRDKTVDGLKTGHTEEAGYCMVSSAVRDGMRLIAVVFGTTSEQARAAETQKLLTYGFRFFETQTFYQKGVELAQAPVWKGSEHQVKAGLADDLTMTLPKGQLKRLAASMTMNPRLVAPIAKGDVIGKVEVKMDDKVVHTADLIALDAVDQGGIFRRVWDSIRLFFYGLFN comes from the coding sequence ATGAACATCACCACCTTTGCAAAACGCCTGTGCCTGCTTGTTCCCCTGATCATCACCCCTGCCGCCGCCTGGGCGACAGAACAGATGACGCCCGCCGCGCCGCAATTGGCCGCCAAAGCCTATGTGCTGATGGATGCCTCTAGCGGTAACATTTTGGTCGAAAACAACGGTGACCAGCGTTTGGCGCCGGCGAGCCTGACCAAATTGATGACGGCCTATATCGCGACCCTGGAAATTCGTCGCGGTCAAATCGGTGAAAACGATCCGGTGACCGTTAGCGAAAACGCTTGGCGTACGGGCGGATCGCGAATGTTCATCAAGGTGGGCAGTCAGGTTACCGTGAGTGACCTGCTGCACGGCATCATCATCCAGTCAGGCAACGACGCCAGCGTCGCGCTTTCCGAGCATATTGCCGGAAGCGAGGATGCTTTCGCCGACATGATGAATAAAACCGCTGGTGACTTGGGCATGGTCAATACCCATTTCATGAACCCGACAGGTTTGCCAAATCCGGATCATTATTCTTCGGCTCACGACATGGCGCTGCTGGCACGGGCGATCATTACCGTCGACCCGGCGCACTATGCGATTTACTCGCAGAAAGAATTCTTCTGGAACGGCATCAAGCAGCCTAACCGCAACCTGCTGCTGTGGCGCGACAAGACCGTTGATGGTCTGAAAACCGGCCACACCGAAGAGGCAGGCTATTGCATGGTGTCTTCGGCCGTCCGTGATGGTATGCGTTTGATCGCGGTGGTGTTCGGCACCACCAGTGAGCAGGCTCGTGCGGCTGAAACTCAGAAATTGCTGACTTACGGTTTCCGCTTCTTCGAAACCCAAACCTTCTACCAGAAGGGCGTTGAGTTGGCTCAGGCGCCGGTTTGGAAAGGTTCGGAGCATCAGGTCAAGGCCGGTCTGGCCGATGACTTGACTATGACCTTGCCTAAAGGCCAATTGAAAAGATTGGCCGCCAGCATGACGATGAACCCACGTCTGGTCGCGCCGATCGCCAAGGGCGATGTAATCGGTAAAGTAGAAGTGAAGATGGACGACAAGGTGGTGCATACCGCTGACCTGATTGCTCTCGACGCCGTGGACCAAGGTGGAAT
- a CDS encoding DNA-3-methyladenine glycosylase produces MPMPDYVPNPLPDSFFDRDAQLLARGLLGKVIRHRVGIAPNFLWLSAVIIETEAYYAAERGSHSSLGYTEKRKALFLSGGHIYMYYARGGDSLNFSAGGPGNAVLIKSAYPWVDTLSDSISLSHMLLNNPNANGTLRKPERLCAGQTLLCKALGLKVAMWDAKRFDCEQLFVDDVGAAPIHIIQTTRLGIPEGRDGHLMYRFVDATYARFCTRNPLRRGQLEGRDYFLLEQGS; encoded by the coding sequence ATGCCGATGCCTGACTACGTGCCTAACCCGCTCCCTGACTCGTTTTTCGACCGTGATGCACAATTGCTTGCCCGTGGTCTGCTGGGCAAGGTTATCCGCCATCGAGTAGGAATCGCCCCGAATTTTTTGTGGCTGTCGGCAGTGATTATCGAAACTGAAGCGTATTACGCAGCAGAACGGGGGAGCCACTCATCGCTGGGGTACACCGAAAAGCGCAAGGCATTGTTTCTAAGCGGCGGCCACATTTATATGTATTACGCCCGCGGCGGCGACTCACTGAACTTCAGCGCCGGTGGGCCAGGCAACGCGGTGCTGATTAAGTCGGCCTACCCGTGGGTCGATACGCTCTCCGATAGCATCAGCCTCTCCCACATGTTGCTTAACAATCCGAATGCCAACGGCACGTTGCGCAAGCCAGAACGCTTGTGCGCGGGGCAAACCCTATTGTGCAAGGCATTGGGGCTTAAGGTTGCGATGTGGGACGCCAAACGCTTTGATTGCGAACAATTGTTCGTCGACGATGTCGGAGCAGCGCCGATACATATTATTCAAACCACGCGACTGGGCATCCCCGAAGGCCGGGACGGACACCTGATGTACCGTTTCGTCGATGCTACCTATGCAAGGTTCTGTACACGTAACCCCCTGCGACGTGGACAGCTGGAAGGCCGTGACTATTTCTTACTGGAACAAGGAAGCTAA
- the mrdA gene encoding penicillin-binding protein 2: MSQPIHLKDHEKDAHMVRGRVVVGAVVVVLAVCVLLARLYFLQVIQYDYHSTLSENNRVHVQPIPPSRGLIFDRNGVVVADNRPSFSLSMTRERSGNSAQVLDAIVEILMLTADDRILFERRMKQGRRPFESVPILFELTEEQIALIAVNQFRLPGVEVVAQLVRHYPQGEHFAHSVGYVGRINEKELKALDSVNYSGTHHIGKTGIERFYEADLHGRVGYEEVETNARGRVMRVLNRTNPIPGKDIVLSLDIKLQQAAEAALGGRRGAVVALDPTTGEVLAMVSQPSFDPNPFVTGISFKDYAELRDSIDRPLFNRILRGLYPPGSTIKPAVAIAGLDSGVVTASSRVFDPGFYQLPNYDHKYRNWNRTGDGWVDLDTAIMRSNDTYFYDLAHKIGIDRLSSYLNKFGIGQKVSLDMFEESPGLMPSREWKRATRRQAWFPGETLILGIGQGYMQATPLQLAQATALVANKGVWNRPHLAKTVAGIRPVDENPMENIVLRDASDWAKVNHGMQQVMHGARGTARKAAVGSQYRIAGKSGTAQVVAIKQGEKYDRTKVQERHRDHALFVGFAPADNPRIVVAVMVENGESGSGIAAPVVRQVMDSWLLGSNGLLKPEYTSTSSAEAAASEE; the protein is encoded by the coding sequence ATGTCTCAGCCGATCCACCTCAAAGACCACGAGAAAGACGCACACATGGTGCGCGGCCGAGTCGTGGTCGGAGCTGTGGTTGTGGTGTTAGCTGTTTGCGTACTGTTAGCGCGGCTGTATTTCCTTCAGGTCATCCAATACGACTACCACTCGACGCTTTCGGAAAATAACCGGGTGCATGTTCAGCCCATTCCGCCGAGTCGAGGCCTGATCTTCGACCGTAATGGCGTAGTGGTTGCGGACAATCGACCTAGCTTTAGTCTGAGCATGACCCGCGAGCGTTCCGGCAATTCGGCGCAAGTGCTGGACGCCATCGTTGAAATCCTGATGCTGACCGCTGACGACCGAATTTTGTTCGAGAGACGCATGAAGCAGGGCCGCCGACCGTTTGAATCGGTGCCCATCCTGTTTGAACTGACCGAAGAGCAAATAGCCCTTATTGCGGTCAATCAATTCCGGTTGCCGGGTGTTGAAGTGGTTGCGCAGTTGGTTCGCCATTATCCTCAGGGCGAACACTTCGCACACTCCGTAGGGTACGTGGGTCGAATCAATGAGAAAGAGCTCAAGGCCCTTGATTCGGTCAATTACAGCGGGACTCACCACATTGGGAAAACAGGAATTGAGCGTTTCTATGAGGCGGACTTGCATGGGCGGGTTGGCTACGAAGAAGTTGAAACCAACGCCCGTGGGCGCGTCATGCGGGTGCTTAATCGAACCAATCCAATCCCTGGAAAAGACATTGTTCTGAGCCTTGATATCAAGCTTCAACAGGCTGCGGAGGCTGCACTGGGCGGTCGTCGCGGTGCAGTGGTTGCGCTGGACCCGACAACCGGCGAGGTACTGGCGATGGTCAGTCAGCCGAGCTTCGACCCGAATCCGTTTGTCACGGGTATCAGCTTCAAAGACTACGCCGAGTTGCGAGATTCGATTGACCGACCGTTGTTCAATCGCATTCTGCGCGGGCTTTACCCGCCAGGTTCGACGATCAAACCTGCCGTTGCCATCGCCGGTCTGGATAGCGGTGTGGTCACGGCCTCATCGCGGGTGTTCGATCCGGGTTTCTATCAACTGCCCAACTACGATCACAAGTACCGTAACTGGAACCGTACCGGTGACGGCTGGGTTGATCTGGACACGGCGATCATGCGGTCCAATGACACGTATTTCTATGATTTGGCGCACAAAATAGGGATTGATCGGCTCTCTTCTTATTTAAACAAGTTCGGGATCGGACAAAAAGTCTCGCTAGACATGTTCGAAGAATCCCCGGGGCTTATGCCATCGCGCGAATGGAAGCGAGCGACCCGGCGTCAAGCCTGGTTTCCGGGTGAAACATTGATTCTTGGCATCGGTCAGGGCTATATGCAGGCGACGCCATTGCAACTGGCGCAAGCTACGGCGCTGGTGGCCAACAAAGGGGTGTGGAATCGACCGCATCTGGCTAAAACCGTGGCTGGCATACGCCCAGTTGACGAAAACCCCATGGAGAACATTGTGCTGCGTGATGCGTCGGACTGGGCCAAGGTGAACCACGGTATGCAGCAAGTCATGCACGGCGCACGCGGAACAGCACGCAAAGCGGCTGTTGGTTCGCAATATCGGATTGCCGGTAAAAGCGGGACTGCGCAAGTGGTTGCGATCAAGCAAGGCGAGAAATATGACCGGACCAAGGTTCAGGAACGCCACCGAGATCACGCCTTGTTCGTGGGCTTTGCCCCTGCCGACAATCCTAGAATAGTAGTCGCTGTGATGGTGGAGAACGGCGAGTCCGGCTCCGGTATTGCAGCCCCTGTGGTCCGCCAGGTAATGGATTCGTGGTTGCTCGGTTCAAACGGTTTGCTCAAGCCCGAGTACACCAGCACCTCAAGCGCGGAGGCTGCGGCCAGTGAAGAGTAA
- the rodA gene encoding rod shape-determining protein RodA, which produces MRRRATFLQRIHIDGPLLILLLTIGAGGLFVLYSASGKNWDLMIKQATSFAIGLVSMVVIAQLEPRFMARWVPVMYVFGMLLLVVVDVMGHNAMGATRWINIPGVIRFQPSEFMKIIMPATIAWYLAKRTLPPHLKHVALSLGLIGLPFILIVRQPDLGTSLLILASGTFVLFMAGLRWRWIIGVFTAAVPVAVCMWFFFMHDYQKQRILTFLDPESDPLGTGWNIIQSKAAIGSGGVFGKGWLLGTQSHLDFLPESHTDFIIAVLGEEFGLVGICALLLIYLLLIGRGLVITAQAQTLFGKLLAGSLTMTFFVYVFVNIGMVSGLMPVVGVPLPFISYGGTSLVTLLSAFGVLMSIHTHRKWIAQV; this is translated from the coding sequence ATGCGCCGCCGAGCGACGTTCCTGCAGCGCATCCATATCGATGGGCCTCTCCTGATTCTGCTGCTGACCATCGGTGCGGGTGGTTTGTTTGTGCTGTATTCAGCCAGCGGCAAGAATTGGGATCTTATGATCAAACAGGCGACTTCTTTCGCCATTGGACTGGTTTCAATGGTGGTCATCGCTCAGCTAGAACCGCGCTTTATGGCGCGCTGGGTTCCTGTGATGTATGTGTTTGGGATGCTGCTGTTGGTGGTTGTTGATGTTATGGGCCATAACGCTATGGGCGCTACCCGCTGGATCAACATTCCTGGGGTCATTCGCTTTCAGCCGTCAGAATTCATGAAAATTATTATGCCGGCGACTATTGCCTGGTATTTGGCTAAACGAACCCTGCCCCCGCACTTGAAACATGTGGCACTGAGTTTGGGGCTTATTGGCCTTCCCTTTATTCTGATCGTGCGTCAACCGGACCTCGGCACCTCGTTGTTGATTCTCGCCTCCGGCACATTTGTACTGTTCATGGCTGGTTTGCGCTGGCGCTGGATTATCGGCGTATTCACTGCCGCCGTTCCAGTGGCCGTTTGCATGTGGTTTTTCTTTATGCACGATTATCAGAAACAACGAATTCTGACCTTCCTCGATCCTGAGAGCGATCCGCTGGGTACCGGCTGGAACATTATTCAGTCCAAAGCGGCGATTGGGTCGGGTGGTGTATTTGGTAAGGGCTGGTTGCTGGGAACCCAGTCGCATCTGGATTTTTTGCCGGAAAGCCATACCGACTTCATCATCGCGGTGCTGGGTGAGGAGTTCGGTCTGGTCGGTATTTGCGCCCTTTTATTGATCTATTTATTGTTGATCGGGCGTGGGCTGGTGATCACCGCTCAAGCTCAGACCTTGTTCGGAAAACTGCTGGCGGGCAGCCTGACGATGACTTTTTTTGTTTACGTTTTCGTCAACATCGGTATGGTCAGTGGTCTGATGCCGGTTGTAGGGGTGCCGCTGCCCTTCATTAGTTACGGTGGAACTTCGTTAGTGACATTACTGTCAGCGTTTGGGGTTTTGATGTCGATCCATACCCATCGGAAGTGGATCGCGCAGGTTTGA
- the rlmH gene encoding 23S rRNA (pseudouridine(1915)-N(3))-methyltransferase RlmH — MRLRLIAVGSRMPKWVEEGWQEYAKRMPSELALELVEIPLNTRGKNADVARFIRQEGEAMLAKVQPGERIVTLEVQGKPWSTEQLSVELDRWRLDARTVNLMVGGPEGLSPEVCARSEQRWSLSPLTLPHPLVRILIGEQMYRAWTVLSGHPYHK; from the coding sequence GTGCGTTTGCGTTTGATCGCTGTTGGTTCGCGCATGCCCAAGTGGGTGGAAGAAGGTTGGCAGGAATATGCCAAACGGATGCCGTCCGAGCTTGCGCTTGAGTTAGTGGAAATTCCGCTCAATACCCGTGGCAAAAACGCTGACGTAGCGCGTTTTATTCGCCAGGAAGGTGAGGCCATGCTGGCGAAAGTTCAGCCGGGCGAGCGAATTGTCACGCTTGAAGTGCAGGGTAAGCCTTGGAGTACCGAACAGCTTTCGGTCGAGCTTGATCGCTGGCGTCTCGACGCACGCACGGTCAACTTGATGGTCGGCGGTCCTGAGGGACTGTCGCCGGAAGTCTGTGCGCGTAGCGAGCAGCGCTGGTCGCTGTCGCCGTTAACGTTGCCACATCCATTGGTGCGTATTCTTATTGGTGAGCAGATGTACCGCGCCTGGACAGTTCTGTCCGGGCACCCTTATCACAAATAG
- a CDS encoding glutamate-5-semialdehyde dehydrogenase, with translation MTESVLDYMTRLGRAAREASRVIGRASTAQKNHALQATAAALDEARAELSTANELDLASGRANGLSPAMLERLALTPARIDNMIVGLRQVINLPDPIGSIRDMSFRPSGIQVGKMRVPLGVVGIIYESRPNVTIDAASLCLKSGNATILRGGSEAIHSNRAIAACIQRGLAAADLPAAVVQVVEVTDREAVAALITMPEYVDVIVPRGGKGLIERVSRDARVPVIKHLDGICHVYVSAYADLTNAQSICFNAKTYRYGICGAMETLLVDAAVAADFLPPMAAQLREKGVELRGCERTQALIDAVPATEEDWHTEYLAPILSILVVNGLDQAIEHINHYGSHHTDAIVTENQTQARRFMAEVDSSSVMVNAPTSFADGFEYGLGAEIGISTDKLHARGPVGLEGLTCEKYIVIGDGHQLRGQGPV, from the coding sequence ATGACTGAGTCCGTTCTTGACTACATGACCCGCCTGGGTCGAGCTGCCCGCGAAGCTTCGCGCGTAATCGGCCGTGCCAGCACCGCGCAGAAAAACCATGCATTGCAGGCCACTGCTGCTGCGTTGGATGAAGCTCGCGCTGAGCTTTCTACTGCCAACGAACTGGACTTGGCTTCGGGCCGGGCCAACGGCCTTTCTCCGGCCATGCTTGAGCGTCTGGCCCTGACTCCGGCACGCATCGACAACATGATCGTTGGTTTGCGCCAGGTGATTAACCTGCCAGACCCAATAGGTTCGATCCGCGACATGAGCTTTCGCCCGTCCGGTATTCAAGTCGGCAAAATGCGGGTGCCGTTGGGGGTGGTGGGGATTATTTACGAGTCTCGCCCCAACGTGACCATCGACGCAGCTAGCTTGTGCCTCAAGTCTGGCAATGCCACGATCCTGCGCGGCGGCTCCGAAGCTATTCACTCCAACCGCGCAATCGCTGCCTGCATCCAGCGTGGTTTGGCGGCAGCCGATTTGCCGGCGGCGGTGGTTCAGGTCGTCGAAGTCACTGACCGCGAAGCCGTTGCGGCTTTGATCACCATGCCCGAGTATGTTGACGTCATTGTTCCACGCGGCGGCAAAGGCTTGATTGAGCGCGTCAGTCGGGATGCGCGGGTGCCGGTTATTAAGCACCTGGACGGTATTTGCCATGTTTATGTGAGTGCGTACGCAGACCTGACCAACGCCCAGAGCATCTGTTTTAACGCCAAGACCTACCGCTACGGCATCTGTGGCGCGATGGAAACCTTGCTGGTCGATGCGGCTGTGGCGGCTGATTTTCTTCCGCCAATGGCTGCGCAACTGAGGGAAAAAGGTGTTGAATTGCGCGGTTGCGAGCGCACACAAGCGTTGATTGATGCCGTTCCAGCTACTGAAGAAGACTGGCACACCGAATACCTGGCGCCGATTTTGTCGATTTTGGTCGTCAATGGCCTGGATCAGGCCATTGAACACATCAATCACTATGGGTCACACCACACCGACGCCATCGTCACTGAAAATCAGACTCAGGCCCGACGTTTCATGGCCGAAGTTGACTCCAGTTCAGTGATGGTCAACGCACCGACCAGCTTCGCCGATGGCTTTGAATATGGATTGGGTGCCGAGATTGGCATTTCTACTGATAAGCTGCACGCCCGCGGCCCGGTCGGCCTTGAGGGTCTGACCTGCGAAAAGTACATCGTGATCGGCGACGGTCATCAGTTACGTGGCCAAGGACCTGTCTGA
- the mltB gene encoding lytic murein transglycosylase B produces MQLRNWAARFAPLVGLVGILGWVFEAHAGDYEGSPQVAEFVGEMTRDYGFAGEQLMAVFREAERKQSILDAISRPAERVKPWKEYRPMFITDARIARGVDFWRQHEAALKRAEQEYGVPAQVIVAIIGVETFFGRNTGNYRVIDALSTLSFDYPPRAEFFRKELREFLLLAREEQVDPLTLKGSYAGAMGLPQFMPSSFRAYAVDFDGDGHINIWTDPDDAIGSVASYFKRHGWVAGEPVVSLSSVRGDLADSGLSPGIEPVKTVGELRALGWSSHDALRDDMPATAFRLEGAEGPEYWMGLKNFYAITRYNRSVMYAMAVHQLSELLVQARGVK; encoded by the coding sequence ATGCAATTGCGTAACTGGGCGGCTCGATTTGCTCCGTTGGTCGGCCTGGTGGGCATCCTTGGTTGGGTATTTGAGGCACACGCAGGCGACTACGAGGGTTCACCCCAGGTCGCTGAATTTGTCGGTGAAATGACCCGTGATTACGGTTTCGCAGGCGAGCAGCTAATGGCTGTCTTTCGTGAGGCTGAGCGTAAACAGTCTATTCTCGATGCTATTTCTCGACCGGCCGAGCGGGTCAAGCCTTGGAAAGAATACCGGCCGATGTTCATTACTGACGCGCGAATCGCGCGCGGTGTGGATTTTTGGCGTCAGCATGAGGCCGCTTTGAAGCGTGCCGAGCAAGAGTATGGTGTTCCGGCTCAAGTGATTGTTGCCATCATCGGCGTCGAAACCTTTTTCGGCCGCAACACTGGCAATTACCGTGTCATTGACGCTTTATCGACGCTGAGTTTCGATTATCCGCCGCGTGCCGAATTCTTTCGTAAAGAACTACGCGAGTTCCTTTTACTGGCGCGTGAAGAGCAAGTTGATCCGCTAACGCTTAAAGGTTCTTATGCCGGGGCAATGGGTTTGCCGCAGTTCATGCCGAGCAGTTTTCGCGCGTACGCCGTGGACTTTGACGGTGACGGGCACATTAATATCTGGACCGATCCCGATGACGCGATTGGCAGCGTCGCCAGTTATTTCAAGCGCCACGGCTGGGTTGCCGGTGAGCCCGTTGTAAGCCTTTCTTCCGTGCGCGGTGATCTGGCCGACAGCGGTTTGAGCCCCGGTATCGAGCCGGTAAAAACTGTTGGGGAGTTGCGAGCATTGGGGTGGTCGAGTCATGATGCGCTGCGTGACGATATGCCCGCGACCGCTTTTCGCCTGGAGGGCGCAGAGGGGCCGGAGTATTGGATGGGTTTGAAGAATTTTTACGCAATCACGCGCTATAACCGCAGTGTGATGTACGCAATGGCCGTGCATCAGCTGTCTGAACTGCTGGTCCAAGCACGGGGCGTCAAGTAA
- a CDS encoding septal ring lytic transglycosylase RlpA family protein codes for MRAMPIRKPLKFMAFAALAVLVASCSTSRSPQNNSAVTSGPGLDINRAHKDGAPWWDVDVSRIPDAVPTLHSGPYKANPYTVLGKTYFPLTDSKRYVATGTASWYGTKFHGQNTANGEKYDLYGMSAAHKTLPLPSYVRVTNLDNNRTVILRVNDRGPFYSDRIIDLSYAAAKKLGYAEIGTARVKVEGIDPQEWWAQRGRPAPLMLDEPQVVAQAAAPAFTASTGTIEQYSPPPQQHAAAVSPVQIDAKKNASGPASGLYLQVGAFANPDAAELLRSKLSGMVQTPVFVSSIVRSQQTLYRVRMGPVNTPVEAQQLQANVRSANLGQPTVVALDQ; via the coding sequence ATGCGGGCAATGCCGATTCGCAAACCACTAAAGTTCATGGCCTTCGCGGCCTTGGCCGTTCTGGTGGCCAGTTGTTCAACCAGTCGATCTCCGCAGAACAATAGTGCTGTGACCTCGGGGCCGGGTCTGGACATCAACCGTGCGCACAAAGACGGCGCGCCGTGGTGGGACGTTGACGTATCCCGCATTCCCGACGCTGTGCCGACTTTGCACAGCGGGCCTTACAAGGCCAACCCTTACACTGTGCTGGGCAAAACTTATTTCCCACTGACCGACTCCAAGCGCTATGTCGCTACCGGGACGGCGTCTTGGTATGGCACTAAATTCCACGGTCAGAACACCGCCAACGGTGAAAAATACGACCTGTATGGAATGAGTGCCGCGCACAAGACGTTGCCGTTGCCAAGCTATGTTCGAGTGACCAACCTCGATAACAACCGCACTGTGATTTTGCGCGTCAATGACCGTGGGCCTTTCTATTCCGATCGTATTATTGATTTGTCGTACGCCGCTGCAAAAAAGCTTGGGTACGCGGAAATCGGTACAGCGCGGGTCAAGGTCGAAGGCATCGATCCTCAAGAGTGGTGGGCGCAGCGTGGACGCCCAGCGCCGTTGATGCTTGATGAGCCACAAGTCGTGGCGCAGGCAGCAGCACCTGCGTTTACTGCATCCACAGGCACGATAGAGCAGTACTCGCCGCCGCCTCAGCAACACGCGGCTGCGGTGTCCCCCGTCCAGATTGACGCAAAAAAAAACGCTTCCGGACCAGCGTCTGGGCTGTATCTCCAGGTGGGCGCCTTCGCCAACCCGGACGCTGCGGAACTCTTGAGGTCGAAACTGAGCGGGATGGTCCAGACGCCAGTATTCGTCAGCTCGATAGTACGCAGTCAGCAAACGCTGTATCGGGTTCGGATGGGGCCGGTGAACACGCCGGTTGAAGCGCAGCAATTACAAGCGAACGTCAGGTCAGCCAACTTAGGTCAGCCGACGGTGGTTGCTCTGGATCAATGA
- the rsfS gene encoding ribosome silencing factor, which translates to MTKQKLSSEEVVKLATAALEDIKGTDILAIDVRDKTSIADYMLIATGTSNRQLNALVDSVRDKCKAAGVKPLSEEGKGDSDWVLLDLGDVIVHVMTSAARQFYDLERLWQGAEQSRALHSVHEGNPFDPMTFLDKE; encoded by the coding sequence ATGACAAAGCAAAAATTGAGTAGCGAAGAAGTGGTTAAGTTGGCAACGGCTGCCTTGGAAGACATTAAGGGTACCGATATCCTCGCCATCGATGTTCGCGACAAGACCAGCATCGCTGATTACATGCTGATCGCCACCGGCACCTCCAATCGCCAGCTTAACGCTCTGGTCGATAGCGTCCGCGACAAATGCAAGGCTGCCGGCGTCAAGCCGCTAAGTGAAGAAGGCAAAGGCGACAGCGATTGGGTGTTGCTGGACCTGGGCGACGTCATTGTTCACGTTATGACCTCCGCTGCCCGTCAGTTCTACGACCTCGAGCGCCTGTGGCAAGGCGCTGAGCAGAGCCGTGCGCTGCATTCTGTGCATGAAGGCAACCCATTCGACCCGATGACCTTTCTCGACAAAGAGTAA